The Lacrimispora xylanolytica genome has a segment encoding these proteins:
- a CDS encoding pyrimidine/purine nucleoside phosphorylase, which yields MNMFEHVTVIKKANVYYNGKVTSRTVYLEDGTRKTLGIILPGEYEFGTDEREKMEVLAGTLHVLLPGEENWTSYGEGQAFEVPSNSKFKVSADDVADYCCSYIHE from the coding sequence ATGAATATGTTTGAGCATGTAACAGTCATTAAAAAGGCAAATGTATATTACAATGGGAAAGTAACCAGCCGTACCGTATACTTAGAAGACGGTACAAGAAAAACACTTGGAATTATTCTTCCTGGAGAATATGAATTTGGTACCGACGAGAGAGAGAAGATGGAAGTGCTGGCAGGAACACTGCATGTTTTATTGCCAGGGGAAGAAAATTGGACTAGCTATGGGGAAGGACAGGCATTTGAAGTTCCTTCTAACAGTAAATTTAAGGTTTCTGCCGATGATGTGGCAGATTATTGCTGTTCCTATATCCATGAATAA
- a CDS encoding DNA-3-methyladenine glycosylase, translated as MKKLDREFYNRDSIVVARELLGKVLVHEIDGNRISAKIVETEAYMGVEDKAAHSYEGRRTPRVEVMYGEPGFTYVFMIYGMHSCFNVVVNKKGTPQAVLIRAVEPMEGLEWMAQKRFGTPYEVLTKSQRKSLTNGPGKLCRACSIDRSLNGMDLCSNELYIEGGIKEEFDIVTTKRVGIDYAEEAKDFPWRFYIKDNENVSVK; from the coding sequence ATGAAAAAGCTGGACAGAGAGTTTTATAATAGGGATTCGATTGTAGTAGCGAGGGAGCTTCTTGGCAAGGTACTTGTTCATGAAATTGACGGTAACAGGATTTCTGCCAAAATCGTTGAAACAGAAGCATATATGGGAGTGGAAGATAAGGCAGCCCATTCCTATGAGGGAAGAAGAACGCCCAGAGTGGAAGTCATGTACGGAGAGCCTGGATTCACCTATGTTTTTATGATTTACGGCATGCACTCCTGTTTTAATGTGGTAGTGAATAAGAAAGGAACGCCCCAGGCCGTTTTAATCAGAGCAGTTGAACCTATGGAGGGATTGGAATGGATGGCACAAAAGCGATTTGGAACGCCATATGAAGTACTGACTAAAAGCCAGAGAAAAAGTCTTACAAACGGACCGGGAAAACTATGCAGAGCATGTTCCATAGACAGAAGTTTAAATGGAATGGATTTGTGCAGCAATGAGTTATATATAGAAGGAGGAATCAAGGAAGAGTTTGACATCGTAACAACAAAACGTGTTGGTATTGATTATGCAGAGGAAGCAAAGGACTTTCCCTGGAGATTTTATATAAAAGACAATGAAAATGTCTCAGTGAAATAG
- a CDS encoding DUF2935 domain-containing protein, with protein sequence MIDQQQYVILSLELHLFFGRIMKEHSIFLEAGFTPANPNFSNVADQFKEQFENVLYHAVVLGNGIITPNVVSSGEIVTEYTLGTEQKTQNFTGIVINQDITRMEADLYGLENPQITSDMVQQVRQLNTQTIPLLDGLIEFKTRVLNEVLACNMFTMNYPLLIDHILREANMYRSQLAALESGEYPYNDVKDTELFWDQIMMEHALFIRGLLDPTEGELINTSNNFAHEYADLLEMARNATDATMEQITGETLEETLRYQNFKEAGTSGISECKIRSIILPLLGDHVLREANHFIRLLNQFR encoded by the coding sequence ATGATCGATCAACAGCAATACGTCATTTTATCTCTGGAATTACATTTGTTTTTCGGCCGCATCATGAAAGAACATTCTATTTTTCTGGAAGCCGGATTTACGCCTGCAAACCCCAACTTTAGCAATGTAGCAGATCAGTTCAAAGAACAATTCGAGAATGTTTTGTATCATGCAGTCGTTTTAGGCAATGGGATCATTACTCCCAACGTGGTATCTTCCGGTGAAATCGTAACTGAATATACCTTAGGTACGGAACAAAAGACCCAGAATTTTACTGGTATCGTAATCAATCAGGATATTACGAGAATGGAAGCGGACCTTTATGGTCTTGAGAATCCTCAAATCACATCGGATATGGTACAGCAGGTAAGACAGTTAAATACTCAGACCATACCATTGCTGGACGGCCTGATTGAATTTAAGACAAGAGTATTAAATGAAGTATTGGCATGCAATATGTTTACCATGAATTATCCGCTGCTCATTGATCATATTTTGAGGGAAGCTAATATGTACCGGAGTCAGCTTGCCGCGCTGGAAAGTGGAGAGTATCCCTATAACGATGTAAAAGATACAGAACTATTCTGGGATCAGATCATGATGGAGCATGCTTTATTCATCCGGGGATTATTAGATCCCACGGAAGGCGAGCTGATTAATACATCAAACAACTTTGCTCATGAGTACGCAGATCTTTTGGAAATGGCCAGAAATGCCACAGATGCAACCATGGAACAGATTACAGGAGAGACTCTGGAGGAAACTCTTAGGTATCAGAACTTCAAGGAAGCCGGTACCAGTGGAATCTCTGAATGCAAAATACGCAGTATTATTTTACCCCTTCTTGGTGACCATGTGCTTAGAGAAGCCAATCATTTTATCCGTTTGTTAAACCAGTTTCGCTAA
- a CDS encoding PadR family transcriptional regulator, producing the protein MNYNKLLPLTETTFYIMLSLATPSHGYAIMQNVELLSENKVKVAAGTLYGAIENLLKQKLIIEVKSEDKRRRVYTLTPDGKELLKLEIERLRHLIQISEGIELGGKER; encoded by the coding sequence ATGAATTATAACAAGCTGTTACCTCTCACAGAAACGACGTTTTACATTATGCTGTCTCTGGCAACTCCGTCCCATGGCTATGCCATCATGCAGAACGTTGAGTTATTAAGCGAAAACAAAGTAAAGGTAGCTGCTGGAACACTTTACGGAGCCATAGAAAATTTATTAAAGCAGAAACTGATTATTGAAGTAAAAAGCGAAGACAAACGCCGCAGGGTTTATACTCTGACCCCGGATGGAAAAGAGTTATTGAAACTAGAAATTGAGCGGTTAAGACACCTGATTCAAATATCAGAAGGAATAGAGCTTGGAGGCAAGGAACGATGA
- a CDS encoding DUF2812 domain-containing protein produces MKKFKIIPDFVNEEKFLNDMAQQGYYLEKYNTLGVYTFREAEPQSLSYRIDYRTFSGKKQFEDYCALFEDAGWEHVYGTRYSGSQYFLPIPGRAQTDDIFSDKESKAGRYKRYSSQCFASLMLMITWLFLLNSDNWKIWNVKSWYFTPGLWDMPGSLFWKAFLFETPFVILRVAPMILFFFMAILYGYWSFKAKDLYKKELDVH; encoded by the coding sequence ATGAAAAAATTTAAAATTATTCCAGACTTTGTAAATGAAGAAAAGTTTTTGAATGATATGGCACAACAGGGATATTATCTGGAAAAATACAATACCCTTGGTGTATATACGTTTCGGGAAGCGGAACCACAAAGTCTCAGTTACAGAATTGATTACCGTACATTTTCTGGCAAAAAGCAGTTTGAAGACTATTGTGCCTTATTTGAGGACGCAGGCTGGGAACATGTTTACGGAACTCGTTATTCCGGTTCCCAATACTTTCTTCCCATACCAGGAAGGGCACAAACAGATGATATATTTTCAGATAAAGAATCGAAAGCTGGACGGTACAAACGATATTCCTCCCAATGCTTTGCTTCCCTGATGTTAATGATCACCTGGCTGTTTCTATTAAATTCAGATAACTGGAAAATCTGGAATGTGAAAAGCTGGTATTTTACTCCCGGGCTTTGGGATATGCCTGGTTCTCTGTTTTGGAAGGCATTTCTCTTTGAAACACCCTTTGTAATTTTGAGGGTTGCGCCGATGATACTCTTTTTCTTTATGGCAATTTTATATGGATATTGGTCCTTTAAAGCGAAGGATCTCTATAAAAAGGAGCTTGACGTCCACTGA
- a CDS encoding phosphotransferase enzyme family protein, whose protein sequence is MITVSEKALSHLCHSYGIKEADLSFLGGGREDSDGIAYSYHSKGQKKVLKILAFETPGTKELAALEERLTFVQYLGENGIDIAYPEKNESRRLYETFEDEKHIFLAYSMKFCEGKSPDTSLLSTKLSWHWGKLMGKAHRLTKNYPIWKNITVNPSQFGHQDEIHFFTNWCKDEGVKEEWRSMEAGLSKLPIDRNTYGFIHNDNHKNNIITKNHQITLIDFDCSSCNFFLQDITVPAQGIMFDLSGGMMNEVYNKEPLKRYFDYFINGYETENHLDELWLDQIDVFFQYRRLLLFTCMQNYLNHNPDLKKNFLFMIESKPEIFRKL, encoded by the coding sequence ATGATAACAGTATCTGAAAAAGCATTGTCTCATCTTTGCCATTCCTATGGAATCAAAGAGGCCGATCTTAGCTTTTTAGGGGGCGGACGGGAGGATTCTGATGGTATTGCATATTCCTACCATAGTAAGGGCCAGAAAAAGGTGTTGAAGATTTTAGCCTTTGAAACACCCGGAACCAAGGAACTTGCTGCACTGGAAGAACGGCTGACATTTGTACAGTATCTTGGAGAAAATGGAATTGACATCGCTTATCCGGAAAAAAATGAAAGCCGCAGGCTCTATGAGACGTTCGAGGATGAGAAACATATCTTTCTTGCCTATTCCATGAAGTTTTGTGAAGGCAAAAGTCCGGATACCAGCCTGCTTTCTACAAAATTAAGCTGGCACTGGGGCAAATTAATGGGAAAAGCCCATCGTTTAACAAAGAACTATCCTATTTGGAAAAACATTACCGTAAATCCCTCCCAGTTCGGGCACCAGGACGAAATACACTTTTTTACCAATTGGTGCAAAGACGAAGGGGTAAAGGAAGAATGGCGGAGCATGGAAGCAGGTTTATCGAAACTTCCCATTGACCGGAATACCTATGGCTTTATTCATAATGATAATCACAAAAATAATATCATAACTAAGAATCATCAGATTACACTGATTGATTTTGACTGTTCTTCCTGTAACTTTTTCCTTCAGGATATTACGGTTCCTGCTCAGGGGATCATGTTCGACTTATCTGGAGGTATGATGAATGAGGTTTATAACAAGGAACCATTGAAACGCTATTTTGACTATTTTATCAACGGCTATGAAACAGAAAACCATCTGGATGAGCTATGGCTGGATCAGATTGATGTCTTTTTTCAATACCGCAGGCTTCTTTTATTTACTTGTATGCAGAATTATTTAAACCACAATCCAGATTTGAAAAAGAACTTTCTATTCATGATAGAATCAAAACCAGAGATATTCCGTAAACTGTAG
- a CDS encoding pyridoxamine 5'-phosphate oxidase family protein: MDYKKAASYWLDKEKESVRMDEITLWQHMESFIKGHNTCALSTGCNDFVRCTPIEYEFKDKKFWLFSEGGLKFRGLEGNHNVCLAIFNSYTGFGQLGGMQVTGTAALVEPWTAEYMDLLAYKMIPPENLKKLHTALYLIKITPLRIDYLCSEFKTLGFDPRQYLIFS, encoded by the coding sequence ATGGATTATAAGAAAGCTGCCAGCTATTGGCTGGATAAAGAGAAGGAGTCCGTCCGAATGGACGAGATTACTCTATGGCAACATATGGAATCATTTATCAAGGGGCACAACACCTGTGCACTCTCTACGGGCTGTAACGATTTTGTTCGCTGTACTCCCATTGAGTACGAATTTAAGGATAAGAAATTTTGGCTGTTTTCTGAAGGCGGGCTTAAATTTCGGGGACTGGAAGGAAATCATAATGTTTGCCTTGCCATTTTTAACAGCTATACTGGTTTTGGCCAGCTGGGAGGAATGCAGGTCACGGGCACAGCCGCGCTTGTAGAACCATGGACGGCAGAATACATGGATTTACTGGCATATAAAATGATTCCGCCGGAGAACTTAAAAAAATTGCATACTGCCTTATACCTGATTAAAATCACGCCTTTGCGCATTGATTATCTGTGTTCTGAATTTAAAACCCTGGGCTTTGATCCAAGACAGTACCTGATTTTTTCCTGA
- a CDS encoding MerR family transcriptional regulator: MTKLYSIGEVSRILNIPIKALRNYDQINLLKPSQTDAFTKYRYYSYDQFFIIDVIRYLNKTLNVPLEDIKILIQEGNGIDKLLTILESHQNQLNQKISDLEYSRKVTGSLINDLKHRMKYPEKIEIFEQYLLTRNLYYNELDVSIYDLDKHVSRNTMDGFNKSNSETNIMCTYYSIPELNADNHLKVKGFGIFSDQKIPGLSCRILPEGRYLTKRFLYSEENLVLALNEMIEYTKERNICIDNHAYLVSKMVNVSAASKYNYYMDLQLLHLLNENE, from the coding sequence ATGACAAAACTATATTCAATTGGGGAAGTATCACGTATTTTAAATATTCCGATAAAGGCACTTCGGAATTATGATCAGATCAACTTGCTGAAACCCTCTCAAACAGACGCTTTCACCAAGTACCGTTACTATAGCTATGATCAGTTTTTTATTATTGACGTAATCCGTTATTTAAACAAAACACTTAACGTTCCACTGGAAGATATTAAAATTTTAATCCAGGAAGGCAACGGAATTGATAAATTGTTAACGATTTTAGAGTCCCATCAGAACCAGCTAAATCAAAAAATCAGTGACCTGGAATATTCCAGAAAAGTAACCGGCAGTCTCATCAATGATTTGAAGCATCGAATGAAATATCCAGAAAAAATTGAAATATTTGAACAGTATCTCCTTACCAGAAATCTATACTATAATGAACTGGATGTTTCCATCTATGATCTGGATAAACATGTAAGCCGCAATACCATGGATGGCTTTAATAAAAGCAACAGCGAAACAAATATCATGTGTACTTATTATTCCATTCCAGAGCTGAATGCGGACAATCACCTTAAAGTGAAAGGGTTTGGTATCTTTTCCGATCAGAAAATACCTGGCCTGTCATGCAGAATTCTTCCCGAAGGCCGTTATCTGACGAAACGCTTTTTATACTCTGAGGAAAATCTGGTTCTTGCACTCAATGAGATGATTGAATATACAAAGGAGCGGAATATCTGTATTGATAATCACGCATACCTGGTCTCTAAAATGGTAAACGTATCCGCAGCTTCCAAGTACAATTACTATATGGATTTACAGCTGCTGCATTTGCTGAATGAAAATGAGTAA
- a CDS encoding FAD-dependent oxidoreductase: MEKVSITIDGYSLEVDSGKSILSAALEADLYIPHLCHHPDLPDAGECRLCVVEIEGQGEIKTSCTTQVEDGMVIHTKTEKLNNMRRLSMELMLANHVDDCTTCPKYLKCELQSLIQYLEVSTSRLRRTLNSVPVNTVNPLFVRDLNRCVSCGRCVRACKELRGVDVLNYEMTEDDRVVVDVKNHHTMAEENCRFCGACVEVCPTGALQDKEGVFKPNLNRELELIPCKAECPIHTDVPKYVRAIKEGRYQDAIATIREKAPFPHSLGYVCMAFCESACRRKEINQSLSIRELKKFAAAKDEGLWREHVTYKPKTGKRVAVIGSGPAGLTAAYYLTKLGHEVTVFERSPVAGGMLSTGIPKYRLPREAVQAEILEIERTGVTILTNTKVESLEDLKREGFDKILLAVGAGKGNRLPIEGADYSNVYENIEFLERASLGDSEPVGEKVIVLGGGNVAFDCARQALRLGAKDVVIACLESREAMTASEEEISEGLKEGIRLMNGRTFLAIEGSENKGTGVRCQEVSSFTFDENGKLQLEVKPESEHVLKADTIIFAAGQKPELPKQWDVPVKKGNLIDTDDDIRVKGREDLFAAGDVVYGTHSVVQAIAAGRKAALVIGKELNGDGDIEDKLAKDVTPNPCLGKSEGFLKTERQGCVDSCYKESAACTEAGRCLQCDLRTQITRPKLWVHYKIK, translated from the coding sequence ATGGAAAAGGTGTCAATTACGATTGATGGATATTCTTTGGAGGTTGATTCAGGAAAAAGCATACTAAGCGCAGCTTTGGAAGCAGATTTATATATACCCCATCTGTGTCATCATCCTGATCTGCCGGATGCAGGCGAATGCAGACTTTGCGTGGTGGAGATTGAAGGCCAGGGTGAAATCAAAACATCATGTACCACCCAGGTGGAAGATGGAATGGTAATACATACAAAGACAGAGAAATTAAATAATATGCGCCGGCTTTCCATGGAACTGATGCTGGCAAATCATGTGGATGACTGCACCACCTGTCCTAAATATCTAAAGTGCGAATTGCAGTCCTTAATTCAATATTTGGAGGTCAGCACCTCAAGGCTTCGAAGAACCTTAAACAGTGTGCCTGTAAATACGGTAAATCCACTGTTTGTCCGGGACTTGAACCGCTGTGTATCCTGTGGCCGCTGTGTAAGAGCCTGTAAGGAATTACGTGGTGTTGATGTATTAAATTATGAAATGACAGAAGATGACAGGGTCGTGGTAGACGTTAAAAATCACCACACCATGGCAGAAGAGAACTGCCGTTTCTGCGGAGCATGTGTAGAGGTATGCCCGACGGGAGCCTTGCAGGATAAGGAAGGGGTCTTTAAGCCGAATTTAAACCGGGAGCTTGAACTGATTCCCTGTAAAGCAGAATGTCCCATTCATACGGATGTTCCAAAATACGTCCGCGCCATCAAGGAAGGAAGATATCAGGATGCCATTGCCACCATCAGAGAAAAGGCACCTTTTCCCCATTCCCTGGGATATGTGTGTATGGCATTTTGTGAAAGTGCGTGCAGGCGAAAGGAAATCAACCAGTCCCTGTCCATCCGTGAGCTTAAGAAATTTGCAGCAGCAAAGGATGAGGGGCTTTGGAGAGAGCACGTGACCTACAAACCGAAAACAGGAAAGCGGGTAGCAGTGATAGGAAGCGGTCCAGCAGGTCTGACCGCTGCGTATTATTTAACAAAGCTGGGCCATGAGGTCACTGTCTTTGAGAGATCGCCGGTGGCAGGGGGAATGCTGTCTACGGGAATTCCAAAATACCGGCTTCCAAGAGAGGCCGTTCAGGCAGAGATTTTGGAAATAGAACGGACAGGAGTCACCATATTAACCAATACAAAAGTAGAATCCTTAGAGGATCTGAAAAGAGAGGGCTTTGATAAAATATTACTGGCGGTTGGGGCCGGGAAGGGAAACCGTCTGCCCATAGAAGGAGCTGATTATAGCAATGTCTATGAAAATATTGAGTTCTTAGAAAGAGCGTCCTTAGGAGACTCAGAGCCTGTGGGAGAAAAAGTAATCGTCCTTGGAGGAGGAAATGTCGCATTTGACTGCGCCAGACAAGCCCTGCGCCTGGGAGCGAAGGACGTGGTAATTGCATGTCTGGAAAGCAGGGAAGCCATGACTGCCAGCGAAGAGGAGATTTCAGAGGGACTAAAAGAAGGAATCAGACTGATGAATGGAAGAACCTTTCTTGCAATCGAAGGTTCTGAAAATAAGGGCACAGGAGTTAGGTGTCAGGAGGTATCTTCCTTTACCTTTGATGAAAACGGGAAATTGCAGTTAGAAGTAAAACCCGAATCAGAACATGTATTAAAAGCGGATACCATTATCTTTGCTGCCGGACAAAAGCCAGAGCTGCCAAAGCAATGGGATGTTCCAGTAAAGAAGGGCAATCTCATTGATACAGACGATGATATCAGAGTAAAAGGCAGAGAGGATTTATTTGCTGCCGGAGACGTTGTTTATGGAACTCATTCCGTGGTACAGGCCATTGCCGCAGGCCGTAAGGCTGCTTTAGTCATTGGCAAGGAGTTAAATGGGGATGGGGATATTGAAGATAAGCTTGCAAAAGACGTGACACCAAATCCATGTTTGGGAAAATCGGAAGGCTTTTTAAAGACCGAACGACAGGGCTGCGTGGATTCGTGCTACAAGGAATCAGCCGCGTGCACAGAAGCCGGAAGATGTCTGCAATGTGATTTAAGAACCCAGATCACAAGGCCTAAGCTTTGGGTACATTATAAAATCAAGTAG
- a CDS encoding NADH-ubiquinone oxidoreductase-F iron-sulfur binding region domain-containing protein — protein MVLKEREQWKEKSVDEIKDFVSSAYEEANSPCPVDRLKALSDSLRRKSCGECVICREGILQLSVLTEAITQGGGREGDIDVINEISQDMSIGSGCDFGREVGKIAKDIIDNEREQFERHIKRKRCDSLVCKKFITYYISPEACIGCNLCAKACKEEAIKGSNGLIHIIDSASCTKCGDCVLACESGAIKKSSTSVPNLPTIPVPVGSTPSDSSQGSLMSPRRRRRSE, from the coding sequence ATGGTATTAAAAGAAAGAGAACAGTGGAAAGAAAAGTCTGTGGATGAGATCAAAGACTTTGTATCAAGTGCGTACGAAGAAGCAAATAGCCCTTGTCCGGTGGATCGGCTAAAGGCCCTTTCTGACTCCCTTCGCCGCAAAAGCTGTGGGGAATGTGTCATCTGCAGGGAGGGGATCTTGCAGCTTTCCGTTCTCACAGAAGCCATTACCCAAGGAGGCGGCCGGGAGGGGGATATAGACGTAATAAATGAAATATCCCAGGATATGTCCATAGGCTCAGGCTGCGATTTTGGCAGGGAAGTGGGAAAAATAGCAAAAGATATCATAGACAATGAACGAGAGCAGTTCGAACGCCATATTAAGAGAAAGCGCTGTGACTCACTGGTCTGTAAAAAATTCATTACTTATTATATATCACCGGAAGCCTGTATTGGCTGTAACTTATGTGCTAAGGCATGTAAGGAAGAAGCCATAAAGGGCAGCAACGGACTGATTCACATCATTGACTCAGCCTCCTGCACAAAATGCGGGGACTGCGTACTGGCCTGTGAGTCTGGTGCCATAAAAAAATCGAGTACTTCTGTGCCCAATCTTCCAACCATACCGGTGCCAGTGGGAAGTACTCCTTCCGATTCAAGTCAAGGCAGCTTAATGTCTCCAAGGAGACGTAGAAGAAGCGAATAA
- a CDS encoding FAD-dependent oxidoreductase, with translation MREFDADIAVIGGGAAGLAAAITAAEKGAKVIVLEKANTTGGCANMAMGLLGVETKLQKERLIDLTRERAFEKFMDYTHWRCDARLVKNYIYQSSETIEWLQDMGVEFALPSKYFPGSEATWHIIKPKTGNPGLRAAATMIKAMTERAEELGVTIMLETPVKNLIKDNGDIIGVTASDKDGELEVYAGAVIISTGGFGDSPEFIKKYTPYEWGKDLYSYRIPGLTGDGIQMAWDAGAGKDYMDMELVFFAPNTGGYAPIELPFRQPNLFVNLDGKRFYNEEVVENPVFSVNAIARQKNRVVFSIVDDNILKRYEENGLDLINVVTSSMDMSYFNQEMEEHVRNGSDVLFVADTIEELAEKTGIDKEGLAETLKQYNEACQSGLDEEFNKKKRYLKPIDGHKFYALKFAPSAYGSMGGIKINEKTEVITEQADIIPGLYAAGTDAYSICNPDYVFVLPGNSLGFAVNSGRMAGKHAIEYIKSLD, from the coding sequence ATGAGAGAATTCGATGCAGATATCGCCGTAATAGGCGGTGGGGCAGCAGGACTTGCAGCAGCAATTACAGCAGCAGAAAAAGGGGCAAAGGTTATTGTACTTGAGAAGGCCAATACCACAGGAGGATGTGCCAATATGGCAATGGGGCTTCTCGGTGTGGAAACAAAGCTTCAAAAGGAACGTCTGATTGACCTTACAAGGGAGCGGGCGTTTGAAAAATTCATGGATTATACTCACTGGAGATGTGATGCAAGGCTTGTGAAAAACTATATTTACCAGTCTTCAGAGACCATTGAATGGCTTCAGGATATGGGCGTTGAATTTGCATTGCCATCCAAATACTTTCCTGGTTCAGAGGCTACATGGCACATCATCAAACCGAAAACCGGAAATCCAGGGCTTCGTGCAGCTGCAACCATGATAAAGGCAATGACAGAGCGGGCAGAAGAGCTTGGTGTTACGATAATGCTGGAAACTCCCGTGAAGAATCTCATCAAAGACAATGGAGATATCATCGGTGTGACTGCCAGTGATAAGGATGGAGAGCTGGAGGTATATGCCGGTGCCGTTATTATTTCAACCGGTGGATTTGGTGACAGTCCTGAATTCATTAAAAAATATACTCCTTATGAATGGGGAAAAGATCTTTATTCCTATCGGATACCAGGACTGACGGGTGACGGCATTCAGATGGCCTGGGATGCTGGCGCTGGAAAAGATTATATGGACATGGAGCTGGTATTCTTTGCGCCTAATACAGGCGGCTACGCACCCATTGAGCTACCCTTCCGTCAGCCAAACCTGTTTGTAAATCTTGATGGCAAACGTTTTTATAATGAAGAGGTGGTGGAGAATCCTGTTTTCTCTGTTAATGCCATTGCGCGCCAGAAAAACCGTGTTGTATTTTCCATTGTCGATGATAACATTTTAAAGCGGTATGAGGAAAATGGTCTGGACCTCATTAATGTGGTAACGTCTTCCATGGACATGTCTTATTTTAATCAGGAAATGGAAGAGCATGTAAGAAACGGCAGTGACGTTTTGTTCGTGGCAGATACCATAGAAGAGCTGGCAGAAAAAACTGGTATCGATAAAGAGGGATTAGCAGAGACCTTAAAACAGTATAATGAGGCGTGTCAGTCAGGGCTCGATGAGGAATTTAATAAGAAGAAGAGATATTTAAAGCCCATTGATGGTCATAAATTCTATGCGCTTAAATTTGCTCCAAGTGCTTACGGCAGCATGGGAGGAATCAAAATAAACGAGAAGACAGAGGTCATCACGGAGCAGGCAGATATAATTCCAGGTCTTTATGCGGCTGGTACGGATGCATACTCTATCTGTAATCCTGATTACGTATTTGTGCTTCCAGGAAATAGTCTTGGATTTGCAGTTAACAGTGGAAGAATGGCAGGAAAACATGCAATTGAGTACATTAAAAGCCTGGATTAA